The genomic stretch GATGCCAGTGTTGCGCAGGTAGTTATTGCCTGGCATTTGGCTCTGGGTAACGTGGTCATCCCGAAGTCGGTCACGCCTTCACGTATCGTGGAGAACTTCGCCGGTCAGAGCGTGACGCTCGATGCGCAGGACATCGCCGCGATCAACGCTCTGGATAAGGGTGCCGAGGGGCGCATCGCGGCCGATCCGGCCGTGAGTGACTTCGCCTAAAGAATCTATCTCGCGCCCCGCACGAGCGGGAGTCGAATGTATAAACGTGTGGGGATCCGGTGACGGGTCCCCACACGTTTTATGCGCATTAATCGAGGATCGGCCAGTTCTGGGCACTGCGATCATCGGTGAACAGTAGTCCGGCCGCCCAATCATCACGCAGTTCTCCACGTAAGGCAGCGCCCAGCCGTGCCGTTCCCTCGAAATGGAACCCCAACTTTTGCGCGACGCGGGCCGAACCGATATTTCCCGCGTAGGCATTCCAGCCCACGCGAGCCAGGCCCAGCCCCTGCGGAGCGGGCCCAAAAGCAAAATCGAGAACTTCACGACACGCCTCGGTGAGAAACCCGCGGCCGCGAAATGCCGGATCCATCCAGAAGCCCAAGTCCGCCGAGGAGTTGGCAACTCGGTAGAGCCCGACCACCCCGGCAAGCTGGGAGGATAAACGAATGGTCCAAGTGAATTCGGTGCCCGCCTCCCACGTCTTTTCCGTGTGGACGGTCGCGTATTCCAAGGCATCTTCAAACCGGTACGGCACCGGAATCGGCACCCAGTGTTGAATCTCCGGATCCTGACACGCGGAGCGAATGGCGTCCACATCGTCGCTGCAGGGCGGGACTAATTCCAAACGAGTTGTGTACAGGGACAGCTTCTCCATCCCAGAAGACTAACTCGACAAGACCGTGAAGCAATGTTGCTGCCACAACCAGGTGTTCTGCGCCGTGCGGTTCAGCGATGTGTCCCATGGCGTGTAGAGCCGGAATCCGCGTTTGCCTGCCGATGCATCACCGGCCAAGATTTTAGCTTTCAGAAGATCTGCGGCAGTGAACCTGAAGTAGCCGTAGCCGCCTGCGGTATGTGCCGCCACATAGAGCACATCGATGCCGTCGGTTGCGCGGTAGGGCCGGGTTTGCCCATCTGTGCCGCGGATCCACAGTGTCACAAAAAGTCCCGCTTTGGTGGGAGTCACCTTGGCTGCGCGGAACACCGCACGGTTTTGCTTGCCGGTTCCGTCGGTGAGCACAAAGGAACACCCGGAGTAGGCGACTGCCTGTGGATTGGGGTCAAGAACAACGTTGGACAGCTCGTATCCGGCCAAAAGGCCGGAGGCCGCCAGGAACCGTGTCAGTTCTGCGGGGTAGAGAGACGCGGAGAATGCTGGCTGCGGCACGTTGATTTCCTGAGGTTCTGCCCCATGATGGGGACCAGCTGACGGGGAGACGCGAAAGGGTCCGTCACCTTGGCGGTAACGGACCCTCACGTCGTTTCGACGAGCCTCCTGCCAGAATCGAACTGGCGACCTTTTCATTACGAGTGAAACGCTCTACCAACTGAGCTAAGGAGGCACCGCGGCGCATAAGCACCACAAGTGAACACTTTATAGGAGTGGGTCCTCAGCGGTCAAAACGAGGGGAAAAATGCGTTCCTCAGCAGGTTAATCCGTCGGTCGGAACCGTGCCGTCAAGGAAGTAGGATTCCACGGCGTCGCTCACGCAACCATTAGAACGCCCATAGGCGGTATGCCCGTGCCCCTGATAGGTCACCAGGGAGGCCGATTCCAGTGACTTGGCCAGTGACTGGCTCCAGGCATAGGGGGTGGCGGGGTCTCCGGTGGTGCCGATGACCACGATGGGTGCGGCGCCCTTGGCCGTCAGCTTGCCCGGTTTGCCGGTGGCCTTAAACTCCCAGTCTTGGCACCCGACCGCACCGAAAGCCAGATACTTACCGATGGTCGGTGCCGCCTTGGTCAACGTCGCGGCATCGGCGCGCATGGTGGCCACGTCGGCATTCATCGGGTAATCGAGGCAGTTGATGGCGGTGAAGGAGGCTGCTCCGTTGCCCGAATAAGTGCCATCGGAGGTGCGTCCGGCGGAAAGATCGGCGAAGTACTCGATGGTGTCCACATCTCCATCCATGACCGAGCTCAGGGCCTGGGTCAGGGTGGGCCAACTGGCGTTGTCGTAGAGCGGAATGATGAAGCCATTGACAAAGTCGATGATCGGAACGCTGCGTCCGTCACTGGCTACCATCGGGTTCGCTTCGACGGTATCCAAGAGTGCACGCAACTGGGTTAGGGCATCATCTAGGGAGCCGCTGAAGGGGCAGTCGCCGGAAGCGAGGCAATCTTGGAGGTAGGCGCGAATTTCGTTTTCGAATCCCACCGCCTGGCCCAGGGTGATCTCCTCGTTGGAGAGGGCCGGATCTAGGGCTCCGTCGAGCACCAACCGACCGACGTTTTTCGGGAACAACTCTGCATAGTGGGCGCCCAACGAGGTTCCGTAGGAAAAGCCCAGAAAATTCAACTTTTCATCCCCGAGCACCGCGCGCATCACGTCCATGTCGCGGGCCGCGGAAACGGTATCAACAAAGCCCAGAGCCGCGCCGGTGCGCTCCGCGCAGAGGGCAGCGTAGTCGGCGCTGGAGGCTCGCATGGCGGCCAGACCGGCGTCGGTGGAGGTATCAAATTGCACCTGGCGGCCGGCATCTTGCTCGGCGGCGTCCTCACACTTCACCGGGCTGGAGGAAGCTACCCCGCGCGGGTCAAAGCCCACGATGTCAAAGCCGTCTTGTAGCGAACGGCCAAACATCTGCGGCACGGAGTCGCGCACCAGATCCAGCCCGGAGGCGCCGGGGCCACCGGGATTCACCAACAAGGAACCCTGTATGGTGCCGCTGCCGGGGCGCTTGTTGAGCTTCAGGCTCAGCGTTTCCCCGGCCGGGTTGGCATAGTCCATCGGTACGCTCAGCTCGGCGCACTTCAGCGATCCGCCGCAGGAGCTCCATTCCAATCTCTGCGTGTAAAACTTTTCCAGTCCCTTGGGGGCATTGGCCGCGGTACCGGGCGCCGTAGCGGTGGACTCGCTCACGGGGGTCGCGGTCACCGAGCATCCGCTCAGCAACAGGGCCATCGCGGCTAGCAAGGACATCACACTCAGGTGGCGGCGGGGTGCTCTCATACGGCGGTGAAACTCCTTGGATGGTCCGAGTGGGTGGAAAAAGGCTTAGGCCGCGGGACGCAGCGAGACCATCATGGCCTCCATGGCCAACAACGGAGCCACATTGGCTCCGATACGCGCCCGGGCCTCGGCAATGGCATCGATCTTCGCGATCGTCGCCTCCGGGTGCGAGGCGTTGGCGTAGGCGTGCAGCGGATCTGAGAGATAGTCGTTGACCAGCTCGCTCCCGCTCTTGAGCTGCAGCAGCAACACATCGCGGAAGAACGTGGTCAGGTCGATCAGCGAACGATCCAACGCATCGTGGGTGGCGCGGCGGGCGCGACGCTTCGCATTTTCCTCGAGTGCCTTAAACGCGCTGCGCTGTTGGGGCGGCACCGGGGACTCGGCGTCCAGGCCGAGTGATGTGCGCAGGGCCGCCGATTCCGCCTCGGCGCGTTCTGCGGCGGACGCGGTGGCCTCGGCGGTGGAGAGTTCCACCAGTTCGGCCGCGGCCATCACCGCATCGGAGACCGAACGGATGCGCAGTGGTAGCCGCACCGTGGTGTCGCGGCGGCGGCGCGCCTCGGCATCGCGGGCCAGACGCCGTGCAATGCCAATGTGGGATTGGGAGATGCGTGCGGCAAATTCGGCTTGTTCCGCCGAAAGCCCGTCGCGGCGCACCAGCAGCGCGGCCACCGATTCGCGGGTGGGCACGGCCAGGGACACCGAACGGCAGCGCGAGCGAATGGTCACCAAGACGTCGGCGGGGGATGGCGCACACAGGATCCACACGGTGTGAGGAGGCGGCTCCTCAATGGATTTGAGCAGCACGTTGGTGGTGCGCTCGGTCATCCGGTCGGCATCCTCCACGATGATCACTCGCCAGGGCGCGGTGGAAGGCCGGTCCTGCGCCTTGGTGATCAGCTCCCGGACGTCATCAATCTGGTAATTGACCTTCTCCGTGGCGATCAACGCTACATCCGGATGGGTTCCGGCCAGGACCGTCACACAGGCCTTGCAGACACCGCAGCCACGTTTTTCCGGGTCGGTGAGTTGGCATTGCAGCGCGGCGGCAAAGGCCCGCGCGGCGTTGGAGCGCCCGGAGCCCGGCGGACCGGTGAACAACCAAGCGTGTGCCGGGGCCCCCTCGGCCACAGCTCGGCGTAGCGCGGTGATGGCCTTTTCCTGACCGGGCAGGTCCTCCCAGACATCCACGGTTAGGACCTTGGCCCGTTTAATAGATTCGACACGGTGCCAATGATCGCTTCGGCCAGCTCCGTGATGCCGGTGGTGGCATCAAGGACCAAATAGCGCGCCGGTTCCCGGGTAGCAAAGTGTACAAAGGCGTCGCGGATCAGTAGGTGGAAGGAATCCGGTTCGGATTCCAGACGATCTTCGCTCACCGCTTGTCCGTCCGCGTCAACGATGCGTCGCGAACGTCCGGCGGCGGGGGAAACATCCAGGAGCACCGTCAGATCCGGCAGCAGCCCGCCGGTGGCAAATTCGTTGATGGCTCGCACGGCATCCTCGCCGAGTTCCCGGCCGATGCCTTGATACGCCAGGGATGAATCGATGAATCTGTCGCAGATTACCATGGTGCCGGCGGCCAGGGCGGGGCGGATGACCTGTTCGACGTGAGCGGCACGGGCCGCCGCGTACATCAGTGCCTCGGTGCGCGCATCAACGGTGCCCTGGCCATGGTCAAGAACCAGCGAACGCAATTTCTCCCCGATGGGGGTGCCACCTGGTTCCCGGGTGTGCAGCACCGTATGGCCGCGATCGCGCAGCGTCTGGGCAAGCAGTGCCGCCTGCGTCGATTTGCCGGCGCCGTCACCACCTTCAAAGACAATGAAGCGGCCGGTGTGCTGAAGGTTCTGCTGCGCGTCATTCACACCTACCAGCCTATCTTCCCCGTGGCTCGCATCGAGACAGGCAAGCGCCGGTGATCCGCTCGAAACCCACGTCATCAGAGTGGGAGCAGCGGGGGTGGGAAGGTAATCTAAAAATCATGACCCGTCCTGATTTCGCGCCGCTGGCCCCGGACACCGTTGTGGTGTCCGCCGGACGCCCGCCGCATGCCGTTGACCAGCCCGTGAACCCGCCCATCGTGCTTTCCTCCACGTTCTATTCGCTGGGTGTGCCCGGCGCGGGAGAAAAGGTGTACGGGCGATTCACGAATCCCACCTGGGATCCGCTGGAAGAAATGATTGCCACGCTCGAGGACTGTGATCTGCCGGCCCTGGCTTATGCCTCCGGGATGGCGGCCGTGGCGGCGGGCCTGTCGCTGCTGGCACCCGGGAACACCATCGTGATCCCCTCTCACGCTTACAACGGGTCACTGGCCCTGGTCGCCGAACTTGAAGCCACGCTGGGCTTAACCGTTCGCCGGGTGGATCTTGCCGATACCAATGCGGTGCTCGCAGCCCTGGTGGGAGCCGATATGGCCTGGCTGGAGTCACCCACCAACCCGATGCTTGAGGTCGCCGATTTGCCGGTATTGCTGAAAGCGGCCAAGGACGCGGGAGTCCTCACGGTGGTGGATAACACCTTCTCCACGCCGCTGCGCCAACGCCCACTGCAGCAAGGTGCGGACGTGGTGGTGCATTCGGCTACCAAGTACATGGGTGGACACTCGGATGTGGTCCTCGGTGCCGTGGTGACGCGCAACCCGGAACTACACGCCCGTCTGCACTCCATGCGGACCCTGCACGGTGCGATCCCCGGGCCCTTTGAGGCCTGGCTGACGTTGCGTGGCATCCGCACCATGGCCCTGCGTCTGGATAAGGCCGAGGCGAACGCCGGGGAACTGGCGCGGCGTCTGGCCGAACACCCCGCCATTTCACTGGTGCGTTACCCGGGCCTGCCGCAGGACCCGGGGTACGCCCGGGCCGCGGAACAGCTGGAGGGTTTTGGTGCGATCATCGGTATCGAGATCGCCGCCGGCCCCGAGGCTGCCGATCGGATGCTTGCCGCACTGCAGCTGTGGACCCCCGCCACGTCGCTGGGTGGGGTCGAATCTCTGGCCGAGAGGCGTCGGCGTCATCCGGGGGAACCGGGCACCGTGCCCGAAAATTTGGTGCGGCTGAGCGTCGGCATCGAAAATGTGGAGGACTTGTATGCCGATCTTCACGCGGCGCTGAGCGAATCCCGCTAGGCTAGAACCATGATTTATGCCCACTTGTTTGACCGTTACCTCATGCTTGCGCTCGGTGTAGTTGCCGTGGTGCTGGCCGTTATGGCGCTGGCTGACGCGGTCCGGCGTCCGGCAGCCAACTTCCAGCGCGAAAACAAGCGCACCAAGCAGTTCTGGATGGGCATGAGCGCCGCGGCCACCTTGGTCTGCCTGCTCTCGTTGTTCTCGGGAGGCGGCGGCGGAATGTTCCAGCTCATTGGTGCCTGCATTGCCTGCGTGTATCTGGCGGACGTGAAGCCGGCGGTTTCCGGCAAGGGCGGCTACTACCCGTACTAGAGCTGCCGCGGGGCAAACCACCCGCGCAATAGCTTCACAGGGGTGTGATGCGGCGGATTGCCGCGGCATCACACCCCTTTTTGTGCCTTTTTCCGCTGCAGTAAATGGCCGCCACGGCCACCTGCCCACGCCGTTGATCGGCGTCGACAGCGGCGAATCGAAATGGGGACACCCGGCAGGTGTGGCGCTCACGGAGCGCTACGCTACCCCGATTTTTTACCCGGAACCGATCATCGGCGAGTCATCGGCCAGCGCGGTGGCCTCCAGCCGGTCTCCCGGACCCACCAGCAGCAGGATCCGCCGCGCACCGTGGCCGCGCAGGCTCTGGAGGACCTGCTCCACGGAGAGCGTCGCACCGGCCGGCTCATGGCGCAGCAGCACCATGACATGGGCGCCGGTGTGCGCCCGGATCACCGCGGCGAGATCCGGGGCATCGGCACCGGCCACCAGCACCACCTCGGAGAGACCGAGGTGGGGTCTGCTCCCCGGGACGCCCGGCGCTTCGGCGTGCTCGGTGAGCTCACGGGCATGGCGCCACAGCACAAAGTGGTAGCCGGCCACCAGAGCCGTGGCGAGTAGCAAGCCCACCGGCGCCCTGACGCGCTCAAGCAGTCCCGAGGTACTCGCATCCCCCAAGATGAACTCAAAGAGCCGGAAGCCGATCACCAGCAGCGTCACCAGGGATACCACCGCGCTGATTCCAAAGACCAGAACTAGATAGATGCGCCGACCTTGCTGGTCAAAGGACCGGGCCGGACGCCACGAGAACCACCACAACGGACCGCCCACGGCCAACGAACTGAGCCCAGCCAAGAGCAGCTGCAACGAATCGGTGCCGCCCAAATGGGTGGTGACCGTGGACAGCCCCGCGTTCACCACCACGCCTAGACCGGAAGCCCACGCGATCAGGGTGATCCCGGAAATGGCGAGTCCGGCGGCCGTGGGAAGAGGTGCCGGGCGGTTACTCACGATCCTTGCGTGGTAGAGCCAGGAGAGCAGCCCCAGCAAAGCCGCAGCCAGCGCCTCGGGGGCAGGATCCAACAAGATGGGCAGCGGATCGCTGCGATCCAGCCCCAACCGCAGCAGCACAAAAAGCACCATCCCCACACCGCCCAGGGCCAAGATGCTCGAGACCCCCACTCCCAGGGACACCACCGCTACCCCGGCCAGAGCCGTGTGCAGGGTGCTGGCCCCAGAGCGGAACCAATGCCACCACCAGATCACCGCTCCGCCAACGGCCCACACCAAAAGTCCTAGGGCGCCGCGCCACCAGGGGCTCCCAACCACGGCCAGCTCCTCGTGCACCCCCAGCGCTCGGTCAAAGAGCAGCCCCAAGGCGTTGCTGGCGGCCCCAAGCCCAAGAACCAACCCGAACGCCCAACCGAGGAGCGTGGGCACCGTGGCCAAGGCCACCGGCCCGCGCGTGCTGTGGGCCAGCATCCACCGATGCCACCACCACACCGCTGCCCAGCCCAGCCCCTGCCCCAGCGACGTCTTGACGTTTCCGGTGTCCCCACCGATCCAGTGAGCCAATCCACTGAGGATGAAACTGGAGGCGGTGATCAGCGAGGTGATGTACATGGCGGAGAAATAAATCCCCCAGGCCGTGGAGCGCCGTTCCGCCGGAGAGCGCAGCAGTCGCCAGCTGGCCCAGAAGGCTATGGCGCCCAGCGGGCCGCCCACCAAGGTGAGAGCCAGTGCAAGCGCCAGCGAGGAAGAGTCCGCGGCAACCAGCACATCGCCGGCGGTAAACGCCCAGCCCAAGAGCGAGCCAACGCCGGAGGCGGTGAGGGAGAGAAGAGCAAAGAGCAAGATGAACAAGATGATGCGGCGCAGTGTGCCTAAGGCTGGAGCCACCGGACGGCTGCCCGTTTGATGGTCGGCGCTCATGGTTTGAGTCCCTCATCTGCACAGACCAACAGGGGCCACGGCGCACTGGAGATGCGCCAGGCACCAGCAACCAGGTCTAACTCGAAGGATTCCTCGTTAGCGTATTCGGGGCTGCCGAAGGGTCCCGAGACGTTGCTGTAGGAAATGGAAACTACCACGTCGGCGGTGGCTTCGTGCTGGGTGGTGCGCACCAGAGCAACCCTGATATTTCGCTCGGGGGCCACCGATTCGTACCCATCGCAGCGTTTGTCGTCTACATCGGTGAGAAATTCGCGCGCGGTGTCCTCGTCGCCGCTCACCACGGCGGTGACATACCCCTGAACCACGCCGGCAGGACTGTGCGCATCAAGCGGTTTCGACGCACCACGGGTCAAGACAACAACCAGCGATACCAGCACCAACAATACGATCACGCACAGCAGGATCAGCACTTGCTTTCCGCTCCGTGCAGCACCAGGGACCATGGCTCAATTATCTATCTACCAGAGCACTTCTGTACCTCTGGTCGGCACGGCTATATCCGCTGCCGACTAGTTCTCCTCGATGCGGGCCAGGGCTCCGCTGCGCGGTGCCACGGCGTCCCACAAAACCGTCATTTCGCCCAAGCGCCAGCGTGCTGCCGAATCGCAGATGGGCCATCCGGCTTCACGAAGCGCGCGGCACATGGCCACAAAGCGTTGACTGTTTCCGAAGGTGGCCAGTGGGGAAGCGGTTAACCAGGCGGCATCGGCGGCACCAAGAAATTCATGAATGCGTTCCCCGGTGATGTTGCGGTGAATCAGTGCCTTGGGCAGTCGCTCGGCCACATCGGAGGGTAGCTCGAAGGCGCCAAAACGCAGTGAGATACTCAGGGTTTGGGGGCCGTCCTTGGTCACCGCTACCCAACTGCTGCGCCGGCCGATCTCATCGCAGGTGCCCTCGATCAGCACACCGGTGGTGGTGAGGCGCGAGGCCATGGTGTCCCAGATGCCCGGCACATCCGCCTCGTCATACTGCCGCAGCACATTAAAGGCGCGGATCACGCTCACCTGAGCAGCAACGGGGATTTCGAAGCCGCCGAGCATAAAGTCCAGACCCTCGAGTTCAAGAGCCGCACCGCGGGCCACCCGTTCGGGTTCAATCTCGATGCCAACAACACGTGCAGACGGCGACACGGCGCGAATGCGCTCGAAGAATTCAACAGCGGTTCTCGGGGATGCCCCATAGCCAAGATCCACGGCGATGGGCGGGGCGCCGGTGACCGCGGGGCGCAGGCGCCAGCCCTGGGGTCCGGTTAACCAACGGTCAACGCGGCGCATGCGATTGGGGTTCGTGGTTCCGCGGGTGGTATTACCCAGAGGGCGACCGGTCCGGGACCGTCCGCCAAGCCGAGTCGCTTTCTGAACCATTGCTTCAAGCCTAAAGTGTCGCGCACCGCGCCGGGAACACGTCACGGAATAAAGTAAGGCACTTCACGCGTCCTAGAATGGGAACTATGACTTACACCCTGATCCTGCTGCGCCACGGGCAAAGCGAGTGGAACGAAAAGAACCTGTTCACCGGTTGGTACGACGTATCGCTCACCGAGAAAGGCCGTGCCGAAGCTACCCGCGGAGGCCAGCTGCTCACCGAGGCAGGACTGGTCCCGGCCGTCCTGCACACCTCGCTGCTCAAGCGCGCCATCATCACCGCCAACCTGGCCCTCGAAGCGGCTGACTTGTCCTGGATCCCGGTCAAGCGCAACTGGCGCCTGAACGAGCGTCACTATGGTGCGCTGCAGGGCAAGGACAAGGCGGCAACCCTGGCCGAATACGGCGAGGAGCAGTTTATGGAATGGCGTCGTAGCTACGACACCCCGCCGCCGCCGCTGAATGATGACTCGGAGTTCAGCCAGATCAACGATCCGCGGTATGCGGATCTCGGTGATGCTGCCCCGCGCACCGAATGCCTCAAGGATGTTCTGGATCGTATGCTCCCGTACTGGGAAAATGAGATCAAGGCCGACCTAGTCGCCAGCAAGACGGTACTGGTCACCGCGCACGGCAACTCGCTGCGCGCACTGGTTAAGCACCTCGATGGCATCAGCGACGAGGACATCGCGTCGCTGAACATCCCCACCGGCATCCCGCTGGTCTACGAATTGAATGAGGACTTCACCCCGGTCACCCGCGGCGGACAGTACCTTGATGCCGACGCAGCCGCCGACGCCATCAAGGCCGTAGCCAACCAGGGCCGCTAAGCCACCGGCTCTTACCTCGCCCCGAGATCACCATCCCAGGGGCAGCTAGCGGGGCCCTGCGCCGGCACTCCACTATTTTGTGGCGGTGCTGGGGCAGGGCCCCTTTTGCGTTAAGCACGCCGTGGTCCGGGCACTGCCCGCGGACTAACTCAGCAGGGCTTTGGGCTCCTTCGAGGAGACGCGCGCACTGTGCCGTGGGCCATGAAGAAAGCGTGAAGAAGTGGGGCCAAAAGGTATGCCTTGTCACAATCTGTGCGCGAGAGGCGTAAAAACAGCCCCTGGCACTTGCACACTCGGGTTCATGCTGTACTGTGTCGTCTCGACGTACCCCTGAATCACGTAAGGATTGCATTTCGTGGCAACTGATTATGACGAGGTCCGGCCCGACGTAGCCGAGGCCCGTAAAGCCTCCCTGGAAGCGGTAAAGTCCGCCAACGCCCCCGACGCACGTAGCGTGTCCCGGGACCTAGACGAGGAAGATACCTCGGATGGTGTTGAACTGGCCGGTGCCGACCTGTCGAACGAGGAACTGACGGTTACCGTCATTCCGCAGAAGGAAGACGAGTTCCTTTGCGGATCCTGCTTCCTGATCCGCCACCGCACGCTGCTGGCGCGCGAGTCCAATGGCGTGGCCTACTGCCGCGACTGCGAGGGGTAAGGAGCCGACTCGGCTTCCTGCGCCACGAACACCGCCGCTGCACCGTAATTCCCCGCTGGCCCTTGGGTCACCGGTGAGATACGTGTGGCGGTTTGGCGTTTAAATGGCACCTCGGTGCGTTTGGCGGAGCCGAAGAACGCTATTAACAAGGAAGCGAGCCCGCCGAATGGCGGGCTCGCTTCCTTAGTACTGGACTTTAATGGTTTAGAAGAGCGAGATATCCGGATCCCACTCGCCGGTCACCAGGTAGGAAACCTTGCGAGCAACAGACACCCCGTGATCGCCGAAGCGCTCTAGGTAGCGGCTGGTCAGGGTGACATCGGCGGTCATCGGTCCGGAGTAGGTCCACTCGGGTGCCGCCACGATGCGGAAGATCGAGGCATGCAGCTCATCAATCTTGGTATTCAGCTCGATGATCTCGCGTGCCAGCGACAGATCGCGGGTGTCCAGCAGCTGACCGACCTTGCCGACGATCTGAATGTCGAGCTCTGCCATGGCCTTGAAGGTGGGGGCGATGGATTCGGGAACAACCTGCTGCGGGAAGCGCAGGCGAGCCAGCTGGGCGACGTGGCGAGCCAAATCTCCCATGCGTTCCAGCGAGGCACTCATGCGCAACGAACCGAC from Paeniglutamicibacter sp. Y32M11 encodes the following:
- a CDS encoding DUF5671 domain-containing protein, which translates into the protein MSADHQTGSRPVAPALGTLRRIILFILLFALLSLTASGVGSLLGWAFTAGDVLVAADSSSLALALALTLVGGPLGAIAFWASWRLLRSPAERRSTAWGIYFSAMYITSLITASSFILSGLAHWIGGDTGNVKTSLGQGLGWAAVWWWHRWMLAHSTRGPVALATVPTLLGWAFGLVLGLGAASNALGLLFDRALGVHEELAVVGSPWWRGALGLLVWAVGGAVIWWWHWFRSGASTLHTALAGVAVVSLGVGVSSILALGGVGMVLFVLLRLGLDRSDPLPILLDPAPEALAAALLGLLSWLYHARIVSNRPAPLPTAAGLAISGITLIAWASGLGVVVNAGLSTVTTHLGGTDSLQLLLAGLSSLAVGGPLWWFSWRPARSFDQQGRRIYLVLVFGISAVVSLVTLLVIGFRLFEFILGDASTSGLLERVRAPVGLLLATALVAGYHFVLWRHARELTEHAEAPGVPGSRPHLGLSEVVLVAGADAPDLAAVIRAHTGAHVMVLLRHEPAGATLSVEQVLQSLRGHGARRILLLVGPGDRLEATALADDSPMIGSG
- a CDS encoding DUF2516 family protein translates to MIYAHLFDRYLMLALGVVAVVLAVMALADAVRRPAANFQRENKRTKQFWMGMSAAATLVCLLSLFSGGGGGMFQLIGACIACVYLADVKPAVSGKGGYYPY
- a CDS encoding DNA polymerase III subunit delta', coding for MDVWEDLPGQEKAITALRRAVAEGAPAHAWLFTGPPGSGRSNAARAFAAALQCQLTDPEKRGCGVCKACVTVLAGTHPDVALIATEKVNYQIDDVRELITKAQDRPSTAPWRVIIVEDADRMTERTTNVLLKSIEEPPPHTVWILCAPSPADVLVTIRSRCRSVSLAVPTRESVAALLVRRDGLSAEQAEFAARISQSHIGIARRLARDAEARRRRDTTVRLPLRIRSVSDAVMAAAELVELSTAEATASAAERAEAESAALRTSLGLDAESPVPPQQRSAFKALEENAKRRARRATHDALDRSLIDLTTFFRDVLLLQLKSGSELVNDYLSDPLHAYANASHPEATIAKIDAIAEARARIGANVAPLLAMEAMMVSLRPAA
- a CDS encoding alpha/beta hydrolase, which produces MRAPRRHLSVMSLLAAMALLLSGCSVTATPVSESTATAPGTAANAPKGLEKFYTQRLEWSSCGGSLKCAELSVPMDYANPAGETLSLKLNKRPGSGTIQGSLLVNPGGPGASGLDLVRDSVPQMFGRSLQDGFDIVGFDPRGVASSSPVKCEDAAEQDAGRQVQFDTSTDAGLAAMRASSADYAALCAERTGAALGFVDTVSAARDMDVMRAVLGDEKLNFLGFSYGTSLGAHYAELFPKNVGRLVLDGALDPALSNEEITLGQAVGFENEIRAYLQDCLASGDCPFSGSLDDALTQLRALLDTVEANPMVASDGRSVPIIDFVNGFIIPLYDNASWPTLTQALSSVMDGDVDTIEYFADLSAGRTSDGTYSGNGAASFTAINCLDYPMNADVATMRADAATLTKAAPTIGKYLAFGAVGCQDWEFKATGKPGKLTAKGAAPIVVIGTTGDPATPYAWSQSLAKSLESASLVTYQGHGHTAYGRSNGCVSDAVESYFLDGTVPTDGLTC
- a CDS encoding GNAT family N-acetyltransferase; the protein is MEKLSLYTTRLELVPPCSDDVDAIRSACQDPEIQHWVPIPVPYRFEDALEYATVHTEKTWEAGTEFTWTIRLSSQLAGVVGLYRVANSSADLGFWMDPAFRGRGFLTEACREVLDFAFGPAPQGLGLARVGWNAYAGNIGSARVAQKLGFHFEGTARLGAALRGELRDDWAAGLLFTDDRSAQNWPILD
- the tmk gene encoding dTMP kinase; amino-acid sequence: MNDAQQNLQHTGRFIVFEGGDGAGKSTQAALLAQTLRDRGHTVLHTREPGGTPIGEKLRSLVLDHGQGTVDARTEALMYAAARAAHVEQVIRPALAAGTMVICDRFIDSSLAYQGIGRELGEDAVRAINEFATGGLLPDLTVLLDVSPAAGRSRRIVDADGQAVSEDRLESEPDSFHLLIRDAFVHFATREPARYLVLDATTGITELAEAIIGTVSNLLNGPRS
- a CDS encoding MepB family protein — protein: MPQPAFSASLYPAELTRFLAASGLLAGYELSNVVLDPNPQAVAYSGCSFVLTDGTGKQNRAVFRAAKVTPTKAGLFVTLWIRGTDGQTRPYRATDGIDVLYVAAHTAGGYGYFRFTAADLLKAKILAGDASAGKRGFRLYTPWDTSLNRTAQNTWLWQQHCFTVLSS
- a CDS encoding class I SAM-dependent methyltransferase, coding for MVQKATRLGGRSRTGRPLGNTTRGTTNPNRMRRVDRWLTGPQGWRLRPAVTGAPPIAVDLGYGASPRTAVEFFERIRAVSPSARVVGIEIEPERVARGAALELEGLDFMLGGFEIPVAAQVSVIRAFNVLRQYDEADVPGIWDTMASRLTTTGVLIEGTCDEIGRRSSWVAVTKDGPQTLSISLRFGAFELPSDVAERLPKALIHRNITGERIHEFLGAADAAWLTASPLATFGNSQRFVAMCRALREAGWPICDSAARWRLGEMTVLWDAVAPRSGALARIEEN
- a CDS encoding PLP-dependent aspartate aminotransferase family protein, which produces MTRPDFAPLAPDTVVVSAGRPPHAVDQPVNPPIVLSSTFYSLGVPGAGEKVYGRFTNPTWDPLEEMIATLEDCDLPALAYASGMAAVAAGLSLLAPGNTIVIPSHAYNGSLALVAELEATLGLTVRRVDLADTNAVLAALVGADMAWLESPTNPMLEVADLPVLLKAAKDAGVLTVVDNTFSTPLRQRPLQQGADVVVHSATKYMGGHSDVVLGAVVTRNPELHARLHSMRTLHGAIPGPFEAWLTLRGIRTMALRLDKAEANAGELARRLAEHPAISLVRYPGLPQDPGYARAAEQLEGFGAIIGIEIAAGPEAADRMLAALQLWTPATSLGGVESLAERRRRHPGEPGTVPENLVRLSVGIENVEDLYADLHAALSESR
- a CDS encoding DUF4193 domain-containing protein, whose product is MATDYDEVRPDVAEARKASLEAVKSANAPDARSVSRDLDEEDTSDGVELAGADLSNEELTVTVIPQKEDEFLCGSCFLIRHRTLLARESNGVAYCRDCEG
- a CDS encoding phosphoglyceromutase; amino-acid sequence: MTYTLILLRHGQSEWNEKNLFTGWYDVSLTEKGRAEATRGGQLLTEAGLVPAVLHTSLLKRAIITANLALEAADLSWIPVKRNWRLNERHYGALQGKDKAATLAEYGEEQFMEWRRSYDTPPPPLNDDSEFSQINDPRYADLGDAAPRTECLKDVLDRMLPYWENEIKADLVASKTVLVTAHGNSLRALVKHLDGISDEDIASLNIPTGIPLVYELNEDFTPVTRGGQYLDADAAADAIKAVANQGR